The nucleotide window ATACGGACGCGATCGACAGCCTGGCTGAAAAAGATTACAGAGGCCGGGATTCCTTTTATGTAAGCGGAAAGGAACTGGTTCGTACCTTCCCGGCTTTCCGGGGAGAAGAGGACGTTGAACTAAAATCTGACTCCATACGTATGGTACACTACAAACTGATAAAATCCGGCAATACCTATGTACTGAAAGAATAAGGGCTGACCAGTGAACTGATCAGCCCTCAGCTTTTATGAACCATTAGTTTCTGTGGTAATAAATGCTACGATTGCTCCATCGTGAGTAGAAGTTGTTCAGCGCTTCTTTAAACTCCTTGAAATTTTTGTTGGAGGGTTGTGTCCATCCGTCTTCTGCATAGGCAGCGAGGCGGGGATATACCATTTCTTCCATGGCCATCTCGTCGGGAATCCATTCTCCCCACATCTGACAACCGATACCCAGTATTTTGCTGTGATATTTGGCATCCAGCCCGGCAGGGATGGGGTCAAACTTATAAGCGCCTTCCACTGATATCTGGGTATAGTTGTAGTCCAGATAGGTAGCGGCATGGTAGGAGTTAACCACATCATATCCTTTGGATACCGCGTCTGTAATCAGTTTGAGATCGCCTTTCCAGAAATGTACAATTGTACCTGGTGCCAGTTGTTTAGTGCCCACATCTTTGGTATCGTTGTATTCATGCAGTTTGGCGCCCATGATCTCATTCCAGCCCATCATACGGCGTTGTTTGCCCGCCAGGAAAACAGAGATATCATTGGTAAAGGATATTTGCAAATCAGCAGGGGAGGCCAGCTGATGGGATTTCATATAGGCCTCTACGTTGGCATCGGCTTTCCATTGGTCATATTTTACCTCATCACCGCCAATATGTATCACTTTGGAGGGGAACAGGCTGATCACTTCCTGTAAAACGTCCTGCAGGAAAGTGACCACTTTGGGATCGGTAACATTAAAGACGTCATAGTGTACGCCGAATTTGCCGGGAACGCTGATCTGCTGGTGCCTTGTGCCTAACCAGGGATAGGCTGCAATGGCGGCAGAAGAGTGGCCTGGCATTTCAATCTCAGGGATAATGGTAATATGCCGGGCAGCAGCGTAAGCGATGATATCGCGGATCTGTTCCTGGGTATAAAAGCCATCATGTGGTTTACCATCATAAACGGTACTGCTCCAGCTACCGGTTTGGGTAGAATCCCTATGGCCGCCTACCTTGGTAAGCAGCGGGTATTTTTTGATTTCTATTCGCCAGCCCTGATCGTCAGTAAGATGCCAGTGAAAGGTGTTCATCTTCAGGGCAGCCATTTCTTCTAAGAGTTTTTTGACGGCTGCAGTCCC belongs to Chitinophaga sp. HK235 and includes:
- a CDS encoding beta-N-acetylhexosaminidase translates to MLRFQSVVFSSLLLLATTAQRLQAQRLIPQPSQITATTGVFKISGATAVIGGKSAGEAKYLQESIKNRTRLNLPLQPAAQTNYIRLSLDEKLDATLGREGYLLKVTPAGATITAASDAGIFYGIQSLQQLITFKDNSYIIDGVDIQDKPRFGWRAFMLDEARHFKGTAAVKKLLEEMAALKMNTFHWHLTDDQGWRIEIKKYPLLTKVGGHRDSTQTGSWSSTVYDGKPHDGFYTQEQIRDIIAYAAARHITIIPEIEMPGHSSAAIAAYPWLGTRHQQISVPGKFGVHYDVFNVTDPKVVTFLQDVLQEVISLFPSKVIHIGGDEVKYDQWKADANVEAYMKSHQLASPADLQISFTNDISVFLAGKQRRMMGWNEIMGAKLHEYNDTKDVGTKQLAPGTIVHFWKGDLKLITDAVSKGYDVVNSYHAATYLDYNYTQISVEGAYKFDPIPAGLDAKYHSKILGIGCQMWGEWIPDEMAMEEMVYPRLAAYAEDGWTQPSNKNFKEFKEALNNFYSRWSNRSIYYHRN